A part of Planococcus sp. MB-3u-03 genomic DNA contains:
- a CDS encoding DUF948 domain-containing protein codes for MDWSILLYIAAIVAAVGFLILCVALAMTLNSLKNTLKEVSGTVSGLENQLQGVTLETTNLLHKTNELAEDITVKSEKLNGVVDAVKGVGNSVTDLNSTVRHITSRVGVQVEQNEDKIAQVVQWSNVAMGIADKWKERKVYQTRSTEQYTPVPGQKKLPGSSDQY; via the coding sequence ATGGATTGGTCAATCTTGCTTTACATTGCCGCGATTGTTGCCGCTGTTGGATTTTTAATTCTATGCGTAGCGCTGGCGATGACTTTGAACTCACTCAAGAACACATTAAAAGAGGTTTCCGGCACTGTTTCAGGGCTAGAGAATCAATTGCAGGGAGTCACGTTGGAGACGACGAACTTATTGCATAAGACGAACGAACTTGCAGAAGACATCACAGTCAAATCAGAAAAATTGAACGGTGTCGTCGATGCAGTCAAAGGAGTCGGAAACTCTGTAACAGACCTGAACTCTACAGTTCGCCACATCACTTCACGCGTCGGCGTGCAAGTTGAGCAGAACGAAGACAAAATTGCTCAAGTGGTCCAGTGGAGCAATGTTGCAATGGGCATTGCTGATAAATGGAAAGAGCGCAAAGTATACCAAACACGCAGCACAGAGCAATACACGCCGGTTCCTGGCCAGAAGAAATTGCCAGGCAGCAGCGACCAGTACTAA
- the ytxJ gene encoding bacillithiol system redox-active protein YtxJ: MENFVHVRNLDELKQAVGNEQHYWLLKHSSTCPVSAGAWKEYSEYASLHPHQLFLYLVVQEDKELSTSIEEITGVRHESPQLFHFASEQVDWHASHNKIKSKAMEAFIA, translated from the coding sequence ATGGAAAACTTCGTACATGTGAGAAACTTGGATGAGCTTAAGCAAGCGGTCGGCAATGAACAGCATTATTGGCTGTTGAAACATAGCAGCACTTGCCCGGTCTCAGCAGGCGCATGGAAAGAATATTCAGAGTATGCATCATTGCATCCCCATCAATTATTCCTTTATCTCGTCGTCCAGGAAGATAAAGAACTTTCGACGTCTATCGAGGAAATAACAGGGGTTCGCCATGAATCGCCTCAACTCTTCCATTTTGCCAGCGAGCAAGTTGACTGGCATGCGAGCCATAATAAAATCAAAAGCAAAGCGATGGAAGCATTCATCGCCTAG
- a CDS encoding acetoin utilization AcuB family protein → MLVEEIMKKDVFTLRSDQTVQDVLDLFEEKRIRHAPIVDDGKVVGIVTDRDLKDAMPSMFTVSPKGEPYKKKVSEIMTKNPMIAHPLDFVEEIALLFYEQKIGCLPVVSQNELVGFLTETDLLYTYIELTGAHQPGSQIEIKVPNRSGALYEVSKVFYEHKVNVLSVLVYPDREDNSNKILAFRIKTMNPISIIEDLRKEGFDVLWPNLMQE, encoded by the coding sequence ATGTTAGTAGAAGAAATCATGAAGAAGGATGTTTTCACGCTGCGCTCAGACCAGACCGTCCAAGACGTGCTGGATCTGTTCGAAGAAAAACGGATTCGCCACGCGCCCATCGTTGATGACGGGAAAGTGGTCGGCATCGTCACTGACCGCGACTTGAAAGATGCCATGCCCTCCATGTTCACGGTATCCCCGAAAGGCGAACCGTATAAAAAGAAAGTATCGGAGATCATGACCAAAAATCCGATGATCGCCCACCCGCTCGATTTTGTCGAAGAAATCGCCTTGCTGTTCTATGAACAGAAGATCGGCTGCCTGCCGGTCGTTAGCCAAAACGAACTCGTCGGCTTTCTGACAGAAACCGACTTATTGTATACGTATATCGAATTGACCGGCGCACACCAGCCGGGCTCTCAAATCGAAATCAAAGTCCCTAACCGTTCAGGCGCACTCTATGAAGTGAGCAAAGTGTTCTATGAGCACAAAGTCAATGTATTGAGCGTACTCGTCTACCCGGATCGGGAAGACAATTCCAATAAGATCCTGGCTTTCCGTATCAAAACGATGAACCCCATTTCCATTATTGAAGATCTGCGCAAAGAAGGTTTCGATGTCTTATGGCCGAATCTCATGCAGGAATGA
- a CDS encoding YtxH domain-containing protein codes for MGKNKNTYSKPDYNESQYNGEYYTQGGKYSDQGGQYEQSQYVPQSYGSSSRYDDLYDYEESNGGSGFLTGMIVGGLVGAAAALFFAPKAGKELQADLKTQATTIKEKAQQSKDSSDSNDGPGFTQQLKEQSTKVVDKVKNMKGSNSPMDDGTASSEGEESVELLETVQNKVDNGDKAGNDAFTSTANALKEAVEEVKEENKSSHNDSNTSAGTNASASLQGSADAKSSSSAKGSTSSQGSSSAKGSSNSQGSSNAKGSSNSQGSSNAKGSSNSQGSSNTKGSSNPQSNQNKKN; via the coding sequence ATGGGAAAAAACAAAAATACTTATTCGAAACCTGATTATAATGAATCCCAGTACAATGGCGAGTATTATACGCAAGGCGGCAAATACAGCGACCAAGGCGGACAATACGAACAAAGCCAATACGTACCGCAATCATACGGTTCATCAAGCCGCTATGACGATTTATACGATTACGAAGAATCGAACGGTGGATCAGGCTTCTTAACAGGCATGATCGTCGGTGGTCTTGTCGGGGCGGCAGCAGCATTGTTCTTCGCGCCTAAAGCAGGCAAAGAATTGCAAGCTGACTTGAAGACGCAAGCGACTACTATCAAAGAAAAAGCGCAGCAGTCGAAGGACTCAAGCGATTCAAATGATGGCCCTGGCTTCACGCAGCAATTGAAAGAACAGTCGACAAAAGTGGTCGATAAAGTGAAGAACATGAAAGGCAGCAATTCACCGATGGATGACGGAACAGCTTCATCTGAAGGTGAAGAAAGCGTAGAATTGCTGGAGACAGTACAAAACAAAGTCGATAACGGCGACAAAGCCGGAAACGATGCGTTCACATCTACAGCCAATGCTTTAAAAGAAGCGGTTGAAGAAGTGAAGGAAGAAAACAAATCGAGCCATAACGACTCGAATACGTCAGCGGGCACAAATGCTTCTGCAAGCCTTCAAGGCTCGGCTGATGCAAAATCTTCCTCAAGCGCTAAAGGCTCTACATCTTCACAAGGATCCTCATCTGCAAAAGGATCATCAAATTCGCAAGGATCTTCAAATGCTAAAGGATCTTCTAATTCACAAGGATCTTCAAATGCTAAAGGATCTTCTAATTCACAAGGATCCTCGAATACAAAGGGATCTTCAAATCCACAAAGCAATCAGAACAAAAAGAATTAA
- the acsA gene encoding acetate--CoA ligase yields MKVEALPAKPGEHYLHNYEEQSADFDWSEVEKEFSWSKTGKINMAHEAIDRHAESDRKNKVALYYKDQHRHETYTFYEMKRMTNRAANLLKAHSDLEKGDRIFIFMPRSPELYFLMFGALKMGLIVGPLFEAFMEGAIYDRLDDSDAKSIITTPELLPRIPKDRLPNLKTIFLVGEEGAEETEGHIDVLKHLHSCSDKFDVEWLDKEDGLVLHYTSGSTGKPKGVLHAQYAMVQQYQTGKWVLDFQEQDIYWCTADPGWVTGTAYGVFSPWLNGVTTVILGGRFSPDAWYQAIEDFGVTVWYSAPTAFRMLMGAGDALVKEYDLSTLRHVLSVGEPLNPEVVKWGAQVFDKRIHDTWWMTETGAQVICNYPSMAIKPGSMGKPIPGIKAAIVDDQGKELPANQMGNLAIKKGWPSMMRQIWNNPQKYDSYFLNDEWYVSGDSAYMDEDGYFWFQGRVDDVIMTSGERVGPFEVESKLLEHPAIAEAGVIGKPDPVRGEIIKAFVALVEGHEPSDELIEDIRQFVKKELAAHAAPREIEFKDKLPKTRSGKIMRRVLKAWELDLPTGDLSTMED; encoded by the coding sequence GTGAAAGTGGAAGCGTTACCAGCAAAACCAGGGGAGCATTATTTACATAATTACGAAGAGCAATCGGCGGATTTCGATTGGTCGGAAGTTGAAAAAGAGTTCAGCTGGTCGAAAACCGGTAAGATCAATATGGCCCATGAGGCGATTGACCGTCACGCTGAATCGGACCGCAAGAACAAAGTCGCTCTCTATTATAAAGACCAGCATCGCCATGAAACGTATACATTCTATGAGATGAAACGGATGACGAACCGTGCGGCGAACTTGTTGAAAGCACATTCCGATTTGGAAAAAGGGGACCGCATTTTCATTTTCATGCCGCGTTCTCCTGAACTGTATTTCCTCATGTTCGGGGCTTTGAAGATGGGCTTGATTGTCGGGCCATTATTTGAAGCATTCATGGAAGGGGCGATCTATGACCGGCTGGACGACAGTGACGCTAAATCGATCATCACGACGCCGGAATTGCTCCCGCGCATCCCGAAAGACCGGCTTCCGAATTTGAAGACGATCTTCCTTGTCGGGGAGGAAGGGGCAGAAGAAACTGAAGGCCATATCGATGTGCTGAAGCATCTTCATTCCTGCTCAGATAAATTCGATGTCGAATGGCTCGACAAAGAAGACGGGTTGGTGCTTCATTATACCTCGGGTTCTACAGGCAAACCGAAGGGCGTCCTGCACGCACAATATGCCATGGTTCAGCAATACCAGACAGGCAAATGGGTGCTCGATTTCCAGGAACAGGACATTTACTGGTGCACAGCTGACCCGGGCTGGGTGACGGGTACGGCTTATGGCGTGTTCTCGCCGTGGCTGAACGGCGTGACCACGGTCATTCTCGGCGGCCGCTTTTCTCCGGATGCCTGGTATCAAGCGATCGAAGATTTCGGCGTTACGGTCTGGTACAGTGCACCGACAGCATTCCGCATGCTGATGGGCGCCGGGGATGCATTGGTGAAAGAATACGATCTGTCGACATTGCGCCACGTGCTGTCTGTCGGTGAACCGCTGAACCCCGAAGTCGTCAAATGGGGAGCGCAAGTGTTCGATAAACGGATCCACGATACGTGGTGGATGACGGAAACCGGCGCGCAGGTCATCTGCAATTACCCGTCGATGGCTATCAAGCCCGGTTCGATGGGCAAACCGATTCCAGGCATTAAAGCGGCGATTGTCGATGACCAAGGCAAGGAATTGCCGGCAAACCAAATGGGCAACCTGGCGATCAAGAAAGGCTGGCCGTCCATGATGCGCCAAATCTGGAATAACCCGCAAAAGTATGATTCCTACTTCCTGAATGATGAGTGGTATGTATCCGGTGACTCGGCTTACATGGATGAAGACGGCTATTTCTGGTTCCAGGGCAGAGTGGATGACGTCATCATGACTTCAGGCGAACGTGTCGGGCCGTTTGAAGTGGAAAGCAAGCTGCTCGAGCATCCGGCAATCGCTGAAGCAGGCGTCATCGGAAAACCTGACCCTGTGCGCGGGGAAATCATCAAGGCGTTCGTCGCGCTTGTTGAAGGCCATGAGCCTTCGGATGAATTGATCGAGGACATCCGCCAGTTCGTCAAGAAGGAATTGGCGGCCCACGCAGCGCCGCGTGAAATCGAATTCAAAGACAAGCTTCCGAAAACACGAAGCGGCAAGATCATGCGCCGCGTCCTGAAAGCTTGGGAATTGGACTTGCCGACTGGCGATTTGTCCACAATGGAAGATTAA
- a CDS encoding GNAT family N-acetyltransferase: MEHKKTYNAMELKTKHGPLIIEGPVPSKELKELDFHEDLVAFRPPEQQHKAITEIANLPEGRILIARDQNTIVGYVTYLYPDPLERWSEGKMENLIELGAIEVIPKYRGAGVGKALLQVSMMDDAFNDFIVITTEYYWHWDLKGTGLNVWEYRKIMEKMMQAGGLEYFATDDPEISSHPANTLMARIGSRVDPESVQKFDQLRFMNRYMY, translated from the coding sequence ATGGAACATAAGAAGACGTATAATGCGATGGAATTGAAAACGAAACACGGGCCACTCATCATCGAAGGGCCGGTCCCATCAAAGGAATTGAAAGAGCTTGATTTCCATGAAGATTTGGTCGCTTTCCGCCCACCGGAACAGCAGCATAAAGCCATCACGGAAATAGCGAATTTACCGGAAGGGCGCATTTTGATTGCGCGCGACCAGAACACGATTGTCGGGTATGTTACATACCTCTACCCCGATCCACTTGAACGCTGGTCCGAAGGAAAGATGGAAAACTTGATCGAGCTCGGGGCGATCGAGGTCATTCCGAAATATCGCGGTGCCGGTGTCGGCAAAGCACTGCTGCAAGTATCGATGATGGATGATGCCTTTAACGATTTCATCGTCATCACGACCGAATATTATTGGCATTGGGATTTAAAAGGAACCGGACTGAATGTGTGGGAATATCGAAAAATTATGGAAAAGATGATGCAAGCAGGCGGGCTTGAATATTTCGCTACTGACGATCCGGAAATCAGCTCGCATCCAGCCAATACGCTGATGGCGCGTATCGGTTCTCGCGTCGATCCAGAGTCAGTTCAGAAGTTCGACCAGCTGCGTTTCATGAACCGCTATATGTACTGA
- a CDS encoding bifunctional 3-deoxy-7-phosphoheptulonate synthase/chorismate mutase — MSQTELEQLREQVDAVNLQILSLINERASVIQEIGKIKEKQGATKYDPLRERHMLNLLKDNNNGPLDQKTVDHIFKEIFKSALDMQEEDSRKALLVSRKKKAEDTVVSVNGENIGEGTPSFIFGPCAVESQEQVDQVAQAISDKGLKLIRGGAYKPRTSPYDFQGLGLEGLKMLKKAADQYKLGVVTEIVTPHHLEEALDYLDVVQVGARNMQNFELLKAVGQINKPVLLKRGMSATVDEFIKAAEYIIANGNDQIILCERGIRTYEKATRNTLDISAVPILKQETHLPVFVDVTHSTGRRDLLLPAAKAAIAIGADGVMAEVHPDPAVALSDAQQQMSLPQFDEYYDSLMKFMKQYELKV, encoded by the coding sequence ATGAGTCAGACAGAATTGGAACAGCTTAGAGAACAAGTGGATGCAGTAAACCTGCAAATTCTTTCTCTTATCAACGAGAGAGCTTCCGTGATCCAAGAGATCGGGAAAATCAAGGAAAAGCAAGGCGCTACTAAGTACGATCCATTACGCGAGCGTCATATGCTTAATCTATTGAAAGACAATAACAATGGTCCACTCGATCAAAAGACGGTCGATCATATTTTCAAGGAAATCTTCAAATCGGCACTCGATATGCAAGAAGAGGACAGCCGCAAAGCACTTCTCGTTTCCCGCAAGAAAAAAGCGGAAGACACAGTCGTTTCCGTCAACGGCGAGAACATCGGCGAAGGCACACCATCGTTCATCTTCGGCCCATGTGCTGTTGAATCGCAAGAGCAAGTTGACCAAGTAGCACAAGCTATCAGCGACAAAGGCTTGAAACTGATTCGAGGCGGGGCTTACAAGCCGCGTACATCGCCATATGATTTCCAAGGACTAGGGTTAGAAGGCTTGAAGATGCTGAAAAAAGCAGCTGATCAATATAAGCTTGGCGTTGTGACAGAAATCGTGACACCGCATCATCTGGAAGAAGCGTTGGATTACCTGGATGTCGTTCAAGTCGGTGCACGCAATATGCAGAACTTCGAACTATTGAAAGCTGTTGGGCAGATTAACAAACCGGTGCTCTTGAAGCGCGGCATGTCTGCTACGGTCGATGAGTTCATCAAAGCAGCTGAATACATTATCGCTAACGGCAATGACCAGATCATCCTTTGCGAGCGGGGCATCCGCACATACGAAAAAGCGACGCGCAACACGCTGGATATTTCCGCGGTGCCGATCTTGAAACAAGAAACGCATTTGCCGGTCTTCGTAGATGTTACGCATTCTACTGGCCGCCGCGATTTGCTATTGCCTGCAGCTAAAGCGGCAATCGCCATCGGAGCTGACGGCGTGATGGCAGAGGTCCACCCAGATCCTGCAGTCGCACTTTCTGACGCACAGCAGCAAATGAGTTTGCCGCAATTCGATGAATACTACGATTCATTGATGAAATTCATGAAGCAGTACGAATTGAAAGTATGA
- the ccpA gene encoding catabolite control protein A, with protein MTVTIYDVAREANVSMATVSRVVNGNQNVKPATRKKVLKVIEELGYRPNAVARGLASKKTTTVGVILPDISNSTYSELARGIEDIATMYRYNIILSNSDQNPNKELQLLETMLGKQVDGIVFMSDVISDELRKEMQRSPTPIVLAGSIDDTASIASVNIDYYAAAYEAVKKFIDSGHKKIAYISGPLSSEINREHKLKAYQDALQEAGLDYDERLVVECNNTYEEGLEAVSTLESIEPTAYFVSNDEMSIGVIHQVEALGKRIPEDVEVITYENSKLARMARPMLTAVALPLYDIGAVSMRLLTKYMNNEEIEENQVVLPYRLEERQSTKHE; from the coding sequence ATGACCGTTACGATTTATGATGTGGCACGTGAGGCAAATGTTTCCATGGCTACCGTATCCCGGGTAGTGAATGGCAACCAGAATGTAAAACCAGCCACAAGAAAAAAAGTATTAAAAGTGATCGAAGAACTCGGCTATCGTCCGAATGCCGTAGCTCGTGGATTGGCGAGCAAGAAAACAACAACGGTCGGCGTCATTTTACCGGATATATCCAATAGCACGTATTCTGAACTGGCACGGGGCATTGAAGATATCGCGACGATGTATCGCTACAATATCATTCTCTCCAACTCGGATCAAAATCCGAACAAAGAGCTTCAATTGCTTGAAACGATGCTCGGCAAGCAAGTGGATGGGATTGTCTTCATGAGCGATGTCATCTCGGATGAATTGCGCAAGGAAATGCAGCGTTCCCCGACACCGATCGTATTGGCGGGTTCAATCGATGATACAGCATCGATCGCTTCCGTTAATATCGATTATTATGCAGCGGCTTACGAAGCAGTCAAGAAATTCATCGACAGCGGCCATAAGAAAATCGCTTATATTTCAGGCCCCTTATCGTCCGAGATCAACCGGGAACATAAGCTGAAAGCCTATCAGGATGCATTGCAGGAAGCAGGACTCGATTATGACGAGCGCCTTGTCGTCGAATGCAATAACACATACGAGGAAGGCCTGGAAGCTGTAAGCACACTGGAATCGATTGAACCGACAGCGTATTTCGTCAGCAATGATGAAATGTCGATCGGCGTCATCCATCAAGTGGAAGCGCTCGGCAAACGGATTCCGGAAGATGTAGAAGTCATCACGTATGAAAACTCGAAGCTTGCACGCATGGCACGCCCGATGTTGACGGCTGTAGCGTTGCCGCTCTACGATATCGGCGCGGTGTCGATGCGCTTGTTGACAAAATACATGAACAACGAAGAAATTGAAGAAAACCAAGTCGTGTTGCCTTATCGTCTCGAAGAGCGGCAGTCGACGAAACACGAATAG
- the murC gene encoding UDP-N-acetylmuramate--L-alanine ligase yields the protein MTVLHFTGIKGSGMSALAQIMHDMGESVQGSDIAQHFFTEERLRERGITILPFDPENISQDMTIVAGNAFNDEHPELVKARESGATIIRYHQFLGDLMKQYVSVAITGAHGKTSTTGLMAHVLNGYKPVSYLIGDGTGSGQEDSHFFVAEACEYRRHFLAYHPDYAIMTNIDFDHPDYFGSIDDVFKAFQEMAQQVKKCIIACGDDEYLQQIQAPVPVVYYGFGEENDFQARNIVKTTEGTTFDVVIRNEFFHTFTIPMYGDHAVLNALAVISLCQYESIPADIIQRQFVSYEGVKRRFTETVIDDRVLIDDYAHHPTEIRATLQSASQKYPERELIAIFQPHTFSRTQTFLQEFADCLQEADHVYLCDIFGSAREEAGTLTIRDLQEKIEGSQLLQLEDIEKLAIHNNAVYLFMGAGDVTKFQQAYEEALTTPKKA from the coding sequence ATGACAGTATTACATTTTACGGGCATTAAAGGCTCTGGCATGAGCGCGCTGGCCCAAATCATGCATGATATGGGCGAGTCGGTGCAAGGCTCTGATATCGCGCAGCATTTCTTCACGGAAGAGCGGCTGCGGGAGAGAGGCATCACAATTTTGCCTTTCGATCCCGAAAACATTTCGCAGGATATGACGATCGTCGCCGGGAATGCATTTAACGACGAACATCCAGAGCTGGTCAAAGCCCGTGAAAGCGGCGCGACCATCATCAGGTATCATCAATTCCTTGGCGATTTGATGAAGCAATACGTATCGGTCGCCATCACCGGCGCACATGGGAAAACTTCGACGACCGGTCTTATGGCACATGTGCTGAACGGCTATAAGCCAGTTTCTTACCTAATTGGTGACGGAACAGGCTCGGGCCAGGAAGATTCCCATTTCTTCGTAGCGGAAGCATGCGAATACCGCCGCCATTTCTTGGCGTATCACCCAGATTATGCGATCATGACTAATATCGATTTCGACCATCCCGATTATTTCGGCAGCATCGACGATGTCTTCAAGGCGTTCCAGGAAATGGCGCAGCAAGTGAAGAAATGCATCATCGCTTGTGGGGATGACGAATACTTGCAACAAATCCAGGCACCGGTGCCGGTCGTCTACTATGGTTTTGGCGAGGAAAATGATTTTCAGGCGCGTAATATCGTCAAAACGACGGAAGGCACGACATTTGATGTGGTCATCCGCAATGAATTCTTCCATACGTTCACCATTCCGATGTACGGCGATCACGCTGTGTTGAATGCACTCGCTGTTATTTCGCTATGCCAGTATGAAAGCATCCCTGCGGATATCATCCAGCGCCAATTCGTGAGCTATGAAGGTGTTAAACGCCGCTTCACGGAAACAGTTATCGATGATCGCGTGTTGATCGATGATTATGCCCACCACCCGACGGAAATCCGCGCAACCTTGCAGTCGGCGAGCCAGAAGTATCCGGAGCGCGAACTGATCGCGATTTTCCAACCGCATACATTCAGCCGTACGCAGACCTTCCTCCAGGAATTTGCTGATTGCCTGCAGGAAGCAGATCATGTCTATTTATGCGATATCTTCGGTTCTGCTAGAGAAGAAGCCGGCACTTTGACAATCCGGGACCTTCAGGAAAAAATCGAAGGCAGCCAGCTGCTGCAATTGGAAGATATCGAAAAACTGGCTATCCACAATAATGCAGTATATCTTTTCATGGGAGCTGGAGATGTAACAAAATTCCAGCAAGCATATGAAGAAGCTTTAACAACGCCGAAAAAAGCCTAA